The Aureimonas mangrovi genome contains the following window.
GCACGCTGTTCGGCGAGGAAGTGCGCGGCAATGTCTCGCCGCTCTCGGTCAGCGTCATCGTCGGCGCCTTCCTCTTCGGCATCGGCATGCAGACGGGCGGCGGCTGCGCTTCCGGCACGCTCTTCACCGCCGGCGGCGGCAATGCGCGCATGGTGGTGACGCTGTTCTTCTTCATTGTCGGCTCGGTGCTCGCCACCATCAACTTCGACTGGTGGACATCGCTGCCGGCCTTCCAGCCCGTCACGCTCGTCTCCCTCGGCGCGCCGGCCGGCATCGCCGTCTCGCTGGCGCTGTTTGCCGCCATCGCCGCGCTCACGATCGTCGTGGAGAAGCGCCGCAACGGCGCGCTGGAGCGCGAGGCGCCTTCGCCGAACCACGGCTTCCGGCGGTTCGCGCGCGGTCCCTGGCCGCTGATCGCCGGCGCCGTCGCGCTCGCCATCCTCAACTTCGTCACGCTCTGGCTCGCGGGCCGGCCCTGGGGCATCACCTCGGCGTTCGCGCTGTGGGGCGCCAAGGGCGCCGAGCTCATCGGCGTCGATCCCACCGCCTGGGCCTACTGGCAGACGCCCGGCAACGCCGCCGCACTCGCCGGCTCGGTCTTTACCGACGTCACCTCCGTGATGAACTTCGGCATCATTGGCGGCGCGATGCTGGCGGCCGCGCTCGCCGGCAAGTTCGCGCCCTCCCTGAAGATCCCGCCGCGCCAGCTCGCGGCCTCGATCATCGGCGGCCTGCTTCTGGGCTACGGCGCGCGCATCGCCTATGGCTGCAACATCGGCGCCTATTTCTCCGGCATCGCGTCGGGCTCGCTGCACGGCTGGCTCTGGCTCGTCGCGGCCTTTGCCGGCAACGCGGTGGGCGTGCGCCTGCGCCCGTTCTTCTTCGGCGAGGGCTTTCGCGGCTCGGCCGGCGCGGGAAGCGCCTGATCGCGCTTCCCGTTTGAAGCGCAAACGAATATAGGCGGGCGATGAGCACCTTGCCCGCCCAGACGCCGCTGTCCCGCATCCGCAACTTCTCGATCGTCGCCCATATCGACCACGGGAAGTCGACTCTCGCCGACCGCCTGATCCAGCTCACCGGCGGGCTGGACGCGCGCGAGATGGCGGGCAAGGAGCAGGTGCTCGACTCGATGGACATCGAGAAGGAGCGCGGCATCACCATCAAGGCGCAGACCGTGCGCCTGCACTACACGGCCAAGGACGGCGAGGCCTACGTCCTCAACCTGATCGACACGCCCGGCCACGTCGATTTCGCCTACGAGGTCTCGCGCTCGCTGTCGGCCTGCGAAGGCGCCCTGCTCGTCGTGGACGCCGCGCAAGGGGTCGAGGCGCAGACGCTCGCCAACGTCTATCTTGCGCTCGACAACGACCTCGAGATCGTGCCCGTCCTCAACAAGATCGACCTGCCCGCCGCCGAGCCGGACAAGGTGAAGGAGCAGATCGAGGAGGTCATCGGCCTCGACGCTTCCGACGCGGTGATGATCTCCGCCAAGTCCGGCCTCGGCATCGAGGACGTGCTGGAAGCCATCGTCACGCGCCTGCCCGCGCCGAAGGAGGGCGACCGTTCCGCCCCCCTGAAGGCGATGCTCGTCGATTCGTGGTACGACGCGTATCTCGGCGTCATCGTTCTCGTGCGCATCATCGACGGCGAGCTGAAGAAGGGCCAGACCATCCGCATGATGGGCGCCGATGCGCGCTATCCGGTGGATCGTGTCGGCGTCTTCACGCCCAAGATGGTGACGGTGGACGCCCTCGGCCCCGGCGAGCTCGGCTTCATCACCGCCTCGATCAAGGAAGTGGCCGATACGCGCGTCGGCGACACCATCACCGAGGAGAAGCGCCAGACGGCGACGATGCTGCCCGGCTTCAAGCCCGCGCAGCCGGTCGTGTTCTGCGGCCTCTTCCCGGTGGATGCGGCCGATTTCGACGACTTACGCGCCGCGATGGGCAAGCTGCGCCTCAACGACGCGAGCTTCTCGTTCGAGATGGAGAGCTCGGCCGCGCTCGGCTTCGGCTTCCGCTGCGGCTTCCTCGGCCTCCTGCATCTGGAGATCATCCAGGAGCGCCTGTCGCGCGAGTTCGACCTCGACCTCATCGCGACGGCCCCTTCCGTCGTCTACGATCTGAAGCTGCGCGACGGCACCACGATCCAGCTCCACAACCCGGCCGACATGCCGGACGTGATGAAGATCGAGGCGATCCACGAACCGTGGATCAAGGCGACGATCCTGACGCCGGACGATTATCTCGGCAACATCCTGACGCTCTGCCAGGAACGGCGCGGAATCCAGACCGACCTGTCCTATGTCGGCAAGCGCGCGATGGTCACCTACGAGCTGCCGCTGAACGAAGTGGTGTTCGACTTCTACGACCGGCTGAAGTCGATCTCGAAGGGCTACGCCTCCTTCGACTACCAGCTCATCGAGTATCGCGAGGGCGATCTCGTGAAGATGTCGATCCTCGTCAACGCCGAGCCGGTGGACGCTCTGTCGATGCTGGTCCACCGCAACCAGGCCGAGAAGCGCGGCCGGCAGATGTGCGAGAAGCTGAAGGAGCTGATCCCGAACCATCTGTTCAAGATCCCGATCCAGGCGGCGATCGGCGGCAAGGTCATCGCGCGCGAGACCATCTCGGCCCTGCGCAAGGACGTGACGGCCAAGTGCTACGGCGGCGACGCCTCGCGCAAGCGCAAGCTCCTCGACAAGCAGAAGGAGGGCAAGAAGCGCATGCGCCAGTTCGGCAAGGTGGAGATCCCGCAGGAAGCGTTCATCGCCGCGCTGAAGATGGATAGCTAGCGTTTCCGAGGCGTCCGAAAGACGCTCGGAACGCGAAGAACCGGCGAGTCTTCGCGAGCGCGGCTATGCCGGGGAGCTGCCGGAGGCAGCGGGCCGCCGGCAGGGCTCGTCGCAACGTCCAGGAAAAGTGGGAACCGGTTTTCCGTCCGGACTTGCTACACTGTAGACTCTACGGGCGCAACGACCGCAGCATCTAATTAAAATGCTGAAGTTAGTCTCCAATTGCCTAATTACGAATTTTAATGTTCATGCTTTGGACTAATTTCGAAACGTACGCCGACCCCGGCGGCAATACCGATATATTTCCGTCCGGAGAGATGTAGATAAACCTCTCATCTTCAGCCTTACGGAGGATTTTCTTAAAATATGTCCTATTTTTGTACATCGTCCACTCCCATAACATGTCAGTTTCCACTGGGCTTGGAGACGATGTTAGAAGGATCAAAACTTGGTCGTGGAGTGACAAGCCTGGGTCCAAAACACGCTTGACGTCGCCCATCTGCCAAACCAAAGGCACCTCGCGGTCTGCCAAGACGTCAACCAAAGCTTGAGCATCTTCGGTCCCGAGTGCGTGGAGCACCCGGACCAACTCAGCCATAATCCAGTTGCACATCCCAACAACGGCCGTGGCGTCCATATGATTGGGGTCGACATCTCCACCAACATGACCCACTCCGCGGTTATTTCGAACCTCATACAGCGCGGGCAACATTCGCGGGATCAGTATCTGGAAACTGCGAGGAACCTGCGTTTGGGTTTCCAATTGTCGACAAGCATTTAAAAAATTGCTGGGCTTCGATGGCGCATTTGGGTACACGCCCGAGGCATAACCTTGAAGAATCGTGTAGACGATCTCGCAGAACCGTCCACCGCTTAGCTCGGAAGGTCCCCAACGACGCTCTGCGTAGTTTTGAATAATGGACCGGTATTCATCTACAAGCGGCGTTCTCAAGCCTGGAGGAAGCGGCGCAAAAGCGGATGATGAGGGAATCATTAGTAACCAAGATCCGCCAAGCCATCTGGTGTTATAAAGAATCCATCTTCATTCTTCTCGCAAAATCCCCTTGCTACAAGCTTATTAAGGCAATCTGCCGGATTGCTTAATTTCTTTTGGTGGTTTGCTGAAAGAGCCTTCGTCACTGCGCCTGTATTTAACGGCGTAGCTCCCTTTTGACGTAGCCAGTCAGCAGTCGCTAGAAATCTTTTTACTTGGTTTGAGTCACCGCCCTTCGCGCGGATATGTGTTGCCAAGGAGGCCGTGAACTCAGCGCTTCCCGCTGGAGCACCTTGCTCTCGCGCTGGCTCGTCTTGAATGACCATGGGAGGACTGAGCTGCCCGAGCGCCGGCGCAGCATCAATAACCCTTTCAAGCTGTGCGGAGAGCCAAGTTTCGGTTCCCTCACCTGAAAAACTTAAACTCCCGAATGCAAATTCGATTCTTGCCATAGTCATTTCAGCGATTCCTCGAGCTTTACGACACCACCAGTCATTGCACTAATTCCAGAGCAGGGCCCGTGATACGTGCAGACAATATGATCTTATCCCCGCCCTTTAGCTCTTCTCCCATACTCCTGTGACCACCAGCCCTGACGGGCGCGAATGATCACCGGGATCGTTCGGGGCTGGCGGGCGGGTCCGGTCGTGGGGCGCCTTCCGGAGGCGGCGCACGGTCGGGCGGGACGAGTCGATGCCGGCGCCGAGAGAAAAGGCGGCGCCGGGAGCCACCCGAGGAACCCCCGTAGCCTGTTTGGGCCGGACCAATTTCGGGGCACGCCCTTGAGGCCGGACAAGCCATCCGGTCGAAGGCATCGGCAGCCGCCGCGTGGCAGCGGACGGTCAAGACCCGCAGCACCCGTGTGGAGCGCCGGAGGCGAGCCGCACTACTACACACCCCATCGGAGGCGAGCCTCCGGTGCTCCACCCGCCCGTCTGATCGGGCGTCCGCAATGTCTTCCAGCTTCGCCCGAGAGCGAAGCCGCTTCCGCGCGCCATCCTCTCCGCTCCGTCATCTTGACCCCGGCCCGAGGATCCATTCCGCGCCGTCGGCGCCGCCGCTTCCGCTACGGAAAGGGTGCGGCATGGATCCCCGCCTTGCGGCCGATGACGACGAGAAGGGAACGTCGGCGGACCTGGCCTTTCCAACCCGCAAGCGCCGAGCTATACGGGCCGCCCTTCCCGATAACGGACCGCATGCCGCGCCCGCGCCGGCGCCTTGCGTTCGATGAGAGGCGCGCCATGCCCGGAACGCTCCACGCCGGCCTCGACTTCGGCACCACCAATTCCACGATCGCGCTCTGCGCGCCGGGCGGCGCGCCGCGCCTCCTACCCGTGGAGGGCGAGCACCTGACGATCCCCTCCGCGCTGTTCTTTTCGCTCGAGGACGGCGGCACCTATGTGGGGCGCAAGGCCGTCTTCGAATATGTCGACGGCGCGGAAGGGCGCTTCATGCGGGCGCTGAAGAGCGTCCTCGGCTCCTCGCTGATGAAGGAAACGACGGCCGTCGGGCGCCAGCGCATGACCTTCCAGGAGCTCATCGGCCGCTTTCTGCAGCATCTGCGCGAGCGCCTGGAAGCGGCGGGGGAGGGGCCGGAGGCGGTCGTCCTCGGGCGGCCCGTGCGCTTCGTCGACGAGGACGACGCGGCCGATGCGCGCGCCGAGGGCGAGCTTGCCGAGGCCGCGCGCGCCACCGGCTTCCGCCACATCGAATTCCAGTACGAGCCGGTGGCCGCCGCGCTCTACTACGAGCGGCAGGTCACGGCGGAGAAGCTGGCGCTCGTCGTCGACATCGGCGGCGGCACCTCGGACTTCTCGGTTGTGCGGCTGTCGCCGGAGCGGGCCCGCACACTCGACCGGCGCTCGGACATCCTGAGCTTCACGGGCGTGCATGTCGGCGGCACGGATTTCGACCGGCTCCTCAACATCGCGTCCATGCAGCCGCTCTTCGGCCTCGGCTCGATGACGGCGGACGGCAAGCGCGCCATGCCCGTCTGGTATTTCAACGACATGGCGACGTGGCATCGCGTCAACACGCTCTATACGCCGAAGATCGCGCGGGACATCGCGGGGCTGAAGAAGGAAGCGGCCGAGCCGGAGAAGCTCGCGCGCTACGAGCATCTCCTCGCGCACCGCTCGGGCCACCGCCTCGCCGGCGCGGTCGAGACCGCCAAGATCGCGCTGACGGACGAGAGCGAAACCGAGATCCGCCTCGCCGAGCCGGGCCTCTCGCTCGCGGCACCCGTCACGCGGGCCGAGTTCGAGGCGGCCACAGTCGAACTCGTCGCTCGCATTGGCGGAGCGATCGAGGCAGCGCTCGCGCAGGCGGGCGTCCCGGCCGATGCGATCGAGACGGTGATCCTCACCGGCGGCGGCGCGCAGGTGCCCGCCGTGCGCCTCGCCGCCACCGCGCGTTTTCCGGGCGCCGAGATCGCGCAGTCCGATGCCTTCGGCTCGGTCGGGCTCGGCCTCGGCATCGATGCGGCACGCCGCTTTGCCTGATCGGCCGAGCGTCGCTACAAGGGCCTTCCAACAACACGGAGAGGAAGCCCGATGCCCCTGACGATCGAGACCGCCCGCACCATCGTTGCCGCCAGCCTGAAGAAGGGCGGCGAGCTCGGCCTCAAGCCGCTCACCGTCGCCGTCCTCGATGCCGGCGGCGCGCTTGTCGCGCTGGAGCGTCAGGACGGTGCCTCGCGCATGCGCCCCGAGATCGCCATCGGCAAGGCCAACGGCGCGGTCGCGCTCGGCATGGGATCGCGTGCGATCTTCGCGCGGGCCGAGCAGCAGCCCTTCTTCATCCAGTCGATGAACGCGCTGGCCGGCGGCTCGCTGGTGCCGGTGCCGGGCGGTGTCCTCATCCGCGAGGGCGGCACGATCGTCGGCGCCGTCGGCATCACCGGCGACACGTCCGACAACGACGAGGCGGCCGCCGTCGCGGGCATCGAGGCGGCGGGCTTCATGGCCGACGCGGGCTGAACTCCGAAGCCTGAAACCACAAAAAAGGGCGCCTCGCGGCGCCCTTTTTCACGTCTGGCGGTGTGCCTCAGACCGGATCGGGCGAGGTGGCGTAGAGCGCGGTGGACTTCGCGCTCGTCAGGATCTGGTAGCGCTCGAACTGGGCGAGCACGTCCGCGATGACGTCCTCCTTGGTGAAATCCATCACCTCGTAGCCGCGGCTGCCGTCCGAAAAGACGGTGCGCGCCGTCCAGACATGCGCGCGCCTCGCGTCCGGCCGCGTGGCCTCCGCCACCGAGAAGGTCAGCGAGAGATGGGAGACCGGCACGACGCCGTAGACGAAGTTGCGCGTGTCCTCGCTCGGCACGGTCAGCGTCGACCCACCGTCCTCCCCCGGCTCCACCTGTGCGGTGACGCCGCGCTTCTCCATCTCGCTCGCCACGTCGGTCAGCGCCGGGCGCACCGTGCGCTCGATGAAGGCGCGCACCTCCGCCTCGCTCGCCTCGTGAAGGATGGCGCTGAGGCGCGACTGCCACGTCATCGCGCGCCGCGCGATCGCCGGCTGCGCCTGGCGATGCTCCGTGAGGCGCGCAACGTCCGCACGCATGCCGCGCAGGAGGCCGAAGGCAAGAAGCAGGAGGATGACGGTGAAGGGCAGCGCCGAGATCAGCGTCATCGTCTGCAGGGCCGTGAGGCCGCCCGCCAGAAGCAGGAGAGCCGCCGTCGCGCCCTCCAGCCCGCACCAGTAGATGCGCTGCCAGATCGGCGTCTCGGAGGTGCCGCCCGAGGCGATGGTGTCCACGACCATGGAGCCCGAATCCGACGAGGTGATGAAGAAGACGGCGACAAGGATGATCGCCAGCGTCGAGGTGACCGCCGACCACGGCAGATATTCCAGGAACTGGAAGAGAGAGACGGAGATGTCGTTGCCGACGGCGGTCGCGATCGCGCCTTGCGCCACGCCCATGTCGAGCGAGATCGCCGTGTTGCCGAACACCGTCATCCAGAAGAACGTGAAGGCGGACGGCACGAAGAGAACGCCGACCACGAACTCGCGCACCGTACGGCCGCGCGAGATGCGCGCGATGAACATGCCGACGAAGGGCGACCAGGAAATCCACCAGGCCCAGTAGAACAGGGTCCAGTCGCTCACCCAGTCGCGCGGCTCGTAGGCGTAAAGGGTGAAGGTCCGCTCCAGGATCGAGTCGAGGTAGGTCCCGACATTCTGAACGAACGCGCGGAAGAGGA
Protein-coding sequences here:
- a CDS encoding YeeE/YedE family protein, translated to MSRSIPAPAPMAPIIQTPALLSGLALAAGAVALGLAYGPQQAALLVLGGALGLVLYHAAFGFTSAWRVFILEGRGRGLRAQMVMLAIAVLLFFPALSSGTLFGEEVRGNVSPLSVSVIVGAFLFGIGMQTGGGCASGTLFTAGGGNARMVVTLFFFIVGSVLATINFDWWTSLPAFQPVTLVSLGAPAGIAVSLALFAAIAALTIVVEKRRNGALEREAPSPNHGFRRFARGPWPLIAGAVALAILNFVTLWLAGRPWGITSAFALWGAKGAELIGVDPTAWAYWQTPGNAAALAGSVFTDVTSVMNFGIIGGAMLAAALAGKFAPSLKIPPRQLAASIIGGLLLGYGARIAYGCNIGAYFSGIASGSLHGWLWLVAAFAGNAVGVRLRPFFFGEGFRGSAGAGSA
- the lepA gene encoding translation elongation factor 4 codes for the protein MSTLPAQTPLSRIRNFSIVAHIDHGKSTLADRLIQLTGGLDAREMAGKEQVLDSMDIEKERGITIKAQTVRLHYTAKDGEAYVLNLIDTPGHVDFAYEVSRSLSACEGALLVVDAAQGVEAQTLANVYLALDNDLEIVPVLNKIDLPAAEPDKVKEQIEEVIGLDASDAVMISAKSGLGIEDVLEAIVTRLPAPKEGDRSAPLKAMLVDSWYDAYLGVIVLVRIIDGELKKGQTIRMMGADARYPVDRVGVFTPKMVTVDALGPGELGFITASIKEVADTRVGDTITEEKRQTATMLPGFKPAQPVVFCGLFPVDAADFDDLRAAMGKLRLNDASFSFEMESSAALGFGFRCGFLGLLHLEIIQERLSREFDLDLIATAPSVVYDLKLRDGTTIQLHNPADMPDVMKIEAIHEPWIKATILTPDDYLGNILTLCQERRGIQTDLSYVGKRAMVTYELPLNEVVFDFYDRLKSISKGYASFDYQLIEYREGDLVKMSILVNAEPVDALSMLVHRNQAEKRGRQMCEKLKELIPNHLFKIPIQAAIGGKVIARETISALRKDVTAKCYGGDASRKRKLLDKQKEGKKRMRQFGKVEIPQEAFIAALKMDS
- a CDS encoding Hsp70 family protein gives rise to the protein MPGTLHAGLDFGTTNSTIALCAPGGAPRLLPVEGEHLTIPSALFFSLEDGGTYVGRKAVFEYVDGAEGRFMRALKSVLGSSLMKETTAVGRQRMTFQELIGRFLQHLRERLEAAGEGPEAVVLGRPVRFVDEDDAADARAEGELAEAARATGFRHIEFQYEPVAAALYYERQVTAEKLALVVDIGGGTSDFSVVRLSPERARTLDRRSDILSFTGVHVGGTDFDRLLNIASMQPLFGLGSMTADGKRAMPVWYFNDMATWHRVNTLYTPKIARDIAGLKKEAAEPEKLARYEHLLAHRSGHRLAGAVETAKIALTDESETEIRLAEPGLSLAAPVTRAEFEAATVELVARIGGAIEAALAQAGVPADAIETVILTGGGAQVPAVRLAATARFPGAEIAQSDAFGSVGLGLGIDAARRFA
- a CDS encoding GlcG/HbpS family heme-binding protein; the encoded protein is MPLTIETARTIVAASLKKGGELGLKPLTVAVLDAGGALVALERQDGASRMRPEIAIGKANGAVALGMGSRAIFARAEQQPFFIQSMNALAGGSLVPVPGGVLIREGGTIVGAVGITGDTSDNDEAAAVAGIEAAGFMADAG
- a CDS encoding BCCT family transporter, translating into MTSTINKPVFLGASIIILFFVLIGVALPEAAGNLFSAGQTFVLDAFGWFYLLSVGIFLFVVLFLAMSRFGRLKLGPDDAEPDFSYLSWLAMLFAAGMGIGLMFYAAAEPILHYSVPPEAEPGTYEAARQAMSLTFFHWGVHAWAIYAVVGLSLAYFCFRYNLPLTIRSGLYPLIQDRIRGPIGHAVDIFAICGTVFGIATSLGLGVLQINAGLNYLTGLPQTAIVQVGLIAVITVLATISVVSGLDVGIRRLSEANLIVAILLMLFVLVVGPTEFLFRAFVQNVGTYLDSILERTFTLYAYEPRDWVSDWTLFYWAWWISWSPFVGMFIARISRGRTVREFVVGVLFVPSAFTFFWMTVFGNTAISLDMGVAQGAIATAVGNDISVSLFQFLEYLPWSAVTSTLAIILVAVFFITSSDSGSMVVDTIASGGTSETPIWQRIYWCGLEGATAALLLLAGGLTALQTMTLISALPFTVILLLLAFGLLRGMRADVARLTEHRQAQPAIARRAMTWQSRLSAILHEASEAEVRAFIERTVRPALTDVASEMEKRGVTAQVEPGEDGGSTLTVPSEDTRNFVYGVVPVSHLSLTFSVAEATRPDARRAHVWTARTVFSDGSRGYEVMDFTKEDVIADVLAQFERYQILTSAKSTALYATSPDPV